A window from Mycolicibacterium tokaiense encodes these proteins:
- a CDS encoding class I SAM-dependent methyltransferase: MTATDLFARRATLARSLRLLSQFRFEQSDPARFYGALAQDTAVMVDDLWRGVTGSALAGRTVLDVGGGPGYFADAFAARGAAYIGVEPDPREMHAAPGRLGGAGTFVRASGLALPFADGSVDVCLSSNVAEHVAQPWRLGAEMLRVVRPGGVAILSYTVWLGPFGGHEMGLTHYLGGARAAARYTRKHGHPPKNNYGSSLFAVSAADGLDWAANTGALVAAFPRYHPRWAWALVAVPGVREFLVSNLVLVLRRP, from the coding sequence ATGACGGCCACGGACCTGTTCGCGAGGCGCGCGACGCTGGCGAGGTCGCTGCGGCTGCTGTCACAGTTCCGCTTCGAGCAGAGCGATCCCGCCCGGTTCTACGGGGCGCTGGCGCAGGACACCGCAGTGATGGTCGACGACCTGTGGCGCGGTGTCACGGGGAGCGCCCTGGCCGGACGTACGGTCCTCGACGTGGGCGGCGGCCCGGGATACTTCGCCGACGCCTTCGCCGCGCGCGGTGCCGCCTACATCGGTGTGGAGCCGGACCCGCGGGAGATGCACGCCGCCCCCGGCCGGCTCGGGGGCGCGGGTACGTTCGTCCGCGCATCGGGCCTGGCGCTGCCGTTCGCCGACGGCAGCGTCGATGTCTGCCTGTCGTCCAACGTCGCCGAGCATGTCGCCCAGCCGTGGCGGTTGGGTGCCGAGATGCTGCGGGTGGTACGCCCCGGCGGGGTGGCCATCCTGTCGTACACGGTGTGGCTGGGGCCGTTCGGCGGGCACGAGATGGGCCTGACGCACTATCTGGGCGGGGCTCGGGCGGCCGCCCGCTACACCCGCAAGCACGGCCACCCACCGAAGAACAACTACGGATCGTCGCTTTTTGCGGTGTCGGCTGCCGACGGCCTGGATTGGGCGGCGAACACCGGCGCGCTGGTGGCCGCATTTCCCCGCTACCACCCGCGATGGGCCTGGGCACTGGTAGCCGTACCCGGGGTCCGGGAGTTTCTGGTGAGCAATCTGGTGCTGGTGCTGCGCCGGCCCTGA